The following are encoded in a window of Esox lucius isolate fEsoLuc1 chromosome 14, fEsoLuc1.pri, whole genome shotgun sequence genomic DNA:
- the dusp4 gene encoding dual specificity protein phosphatase 4, translating into MGENMVIMDELCEMDCNVLKRLLKDDSAKCLVLDCRSFLAFSAGHIRSAVNIRCNTIVRRRAKGSVSLDQILSGDEEVKARLKSGLYSAVILYDERTPDVDTVKDNSTITLVVNALYRDTFGTEIYLLKGGYDTFFTEYPEFCLKTKTLSSFSTQSSLDSCSSCGTPQTSHHDQAGPVEILPFLYLGSAFHASKKDMLDGMGISALLNVSSNCPNHFEGIYQYKCIPVEDNHKEDISSWFTEAIEFIDSVKDSNGRVLVHCQAGISRSATICLAYLMKKKRVRLEEAFEFVKQRRSIISPNFSFMGQLLQFESQVLATSCAAEAASPSAASLGPKSSSTPTSPFIFSFPVTVVTHGQPNGLAYLQSPITTSPSS; encoded by the exons ATGGGGGAAAATATGGTCATCATGGATGAGCTTTGCGAAATGGATTGCAACGTTTTAAAAAGGTTATTGAAGGACGACAGTGCGAAATGCCTGGTGCTGGACTGCAGATCTTTCCTTGCGTTTAGCGCTGGACACATTCGGAGCGCAGTGAATATCCGCTGTAATACCATTGTGAGAAGGCGTGCGAAGGGCTCGGTGAGTTTAGACCAGATTCTATCCGGTGATGAAGAGGTCAAAGCCCGGCTGAAATCAGGACTGTACTCCGCTGTGATCCTCTACGACGAGAGGACGCCGGACGTAGACACGGTTAAAGACAATAGCACAATCACTCTGGTGGTCAATGCATTGTACAGGGACACATTTGGAACTGAAATATATCTACTAAAAG GGGGCTACGACACATTTTTCACTGAATATCCGGAGTTCTGTTTGAAGACCAAAACGTTATCCTCGTTCTCCACCCAGTCAAGTTTGGACTCCTGTTCTTCCTGCGGAACACCACAGACGTCCCATCATGACCAG GCGGGTCCGGTGGAGATTCTTCCTTTCCTGTACCTTGGCAGTGCCTTCCATGCCTCCAAAAAGGACATGCTGGACGGTATGGGCATCTCTGCCTTACTAAACGTATCGTCTAATTGTCCCAACCACTTTGAGGGGATCTACCAGTACAAGTGTATTCCTGTGGAGGACAACCACAAAGAGGACATCAGCTCCTGGTTCACAGAAGCCATTGAGTTTATTG ACTCGGTCAAAGACTCTAACGGGCGTGTGCTGGTGCACTGCCAGGCTGGCATCTCTCGCTCTGCCACCATCTGCCTGGCCTACCTAATGAAGAAGAAGCGCGTTCGCCTTGAAGAAGCCTTCGAGTTTGTCAAGCAGCGGCGCAGCATAATCTCGCCCAATTTCAGCTTCATGGGTCAGCTGCTGCAGTTTGAGTCCCAGGTGCTGGCCACGTCGTGCGCCGCGGAGGCCGCCAGCCCATCGGCAGCCAGCCTAGGCCCCAAGTcttcctccacccccacctcaCCCTTCATATTCAGCTTCCCCGTCACCGTGGTAACACACGGCCAACCTAACGGCCTGGCCTACTTGCAGAGCCCAATCACAACCTCGCCCAGCTCCTGA